Part of the Candidatus Brocadia sinica JPN1 genome, TGTGGCATGGTATAAAGAACATAAAAAATAAACGGCCCAATTTCTTACTCCAGACGAAACTGACTCAACGGATGAAACACAGTGGTGATACCTAGTTGCCAATAACAGAAATATCAACAATGAGGTTTTTCCATGTTGACACTCTCTAATAAAATAAGCCTCAGCAGGATATTTTTTATTCCACCCCTGGTGTTTTGCATAACACAGGTCCAGCATAACAATCATTACCGGTATGTCTGTCTTTTTATCATGCTGGTTATCGGCTTAAGCGATGTGCTGGACGGCTATCTTGCCAGAAAAAGAAATGAAATAACAAATCTGGGAAGGTATCTGGATCCCGTTGCAGACAAGCTTGTCCTGGTGGTTTCCTGCATCATACTTTCCTCTGATCGTATCTGGCCGGAACCAAGATTTCCCAACTGGATTCCAACAGTTATTGTCTGCAGAGACCTTTTACTCATGTTTGGTACCATTGTTTCTCTCTTCATTACCGGGAGAATGGATTGTCAACCAACGATGCTGGGTAAGGCTGCCACCAGCCTTCAGATTGTTGCCATCATATCTGTGCTCATTGGAAACCATATTCCATTGCCTGCACTCATCATCATCTGGTGGATGGCCGTTATTTTCACCTTTATTTCCGGACTGTTGTATATGTACAGGGGGGTAAGACAGTTGTAATGTGCTTCCTATTCCCTCCTGCTATATTTATACAAAAAGGCTTTACATTGCCCACCTTTTGTACTAGTATTTATATAAATTTTTTAGTAGGCAATCAGCCCTCTGCAAACAATAAGCAGTGATAGCTGAAAACCGACAGCAGACACTGATCGCCTGCGGATTAACTCATCGAAATTTGTACGAGAGGTTTTTTTCATGCGATTTAACATGATACAAGAGGCCGTAGAAGACCTGAGACAGGGCAAAATGATCATTCTGGTGGATGATGCGAATCGTGAAAACGAAGGGGATATTACTATTGCTGCTGAAAAGATCACGCCAGAGGCTATTAATTTCATGCTTACCCATGCGCGGGGTATTATTTGCCTTGCAATTAATGCAGAACGAGCAGAAGAACTCGATCTTTATCCCATGGTATCCAATAATACGTCAAACTTCCAGACGCCCTTTACTGTTTCTGTTGATGCCAGAAACGGTATTACGACGGGCGTTTCTTCAAAGGACCGGGCTACAACGGTATTAACCGCTATTGACGATAGGGCGACTGCCGATGACCTTGTCAGGCCAGGCCATGTATTTCCACTCAAGGCACAAAGGGGTGGCGTGCTGGTCAGGACAGGACACACCGAAGGTGCGGTAGACCTGACACGCATTGCAGGGCTGAAACCCGCAGCGGTTATCTGTGAGATTATGACAGAAGACGGGAATATGGCGAAACTTCCCGATCTTAAAAGGTTTGCAGAAAAACACAATCTCAAAATCTGCACCATTGCAGACATTATTAAATACCGGCACGAACAGGAGCGGTTAATTGAAAAGCGCGTTACCGTAAAATTGCCTACTGCTTATGGAAATTTTACGCTTCATCTGTATCGTTCCTTCGTTGATGATTATCTCCACCTTGCCTTGTGTTTGGGTGTGGGCAGTGAGAGTGGAAATGCCCCGTCTCCCTTGCATAATGAACCAGTACTGGTAAGGGTGCATGATGAGTGCCTGACTGGCGATATCTTCGGTTCTCTCCGTTGTGATTGTGGTGAACAGCTTCACAGTGCCCTTCGGATAATACAGAATCATGGGAAGGGGGTACTGTTGTATATGCGACAGGAGGGGCGGGGTATTGGTCTGGAAAACAAATTGCATGCGTATTTATTACAGGAAAAGGGATTGGATACTGTTGAGGCCAATGAAAAACTTGGTTTTCCTGCTGATAAGCGGGATTACGGCATCGGTGCGCAAATCTTGAGAGACCTGGGTATAACAAAGATGCGGTTGCTTACAAATAACCCGAAAAAGTTCGCCGCCCTCGCCGGATATGGACTGGAGATCGTGGAACGTGTGCCCATCGTTATGGAGCCAAAGGAAGAAAACAGGGATTATCTGCGGACAAAGAAAGAAAAGCTCGGGCATATCATAGAAAAGGTGTAGTCTGCATTTGGAAAACCACAAAGACCAAAAGGCACAAAGAATAATTTGAAGGGAAAAGGCTGGGGATGGTTTTAGCATACGTTTCAAACTAGCAATGAAAAGACTTTTTGCAAAAAAGGCCCTGCACGACCTTGTCGAGGAATCTAATCACCATCACTTCAAACGGGTATTGGGCCCATTTTCGCTGACTGCCTTAGGAATTGGCGCCGTTATTGGCGCCGGGATCTTTGTCCTTACTGGTCTGGCTGCAAAAGAGTTTGCAGGTCCTAGCCTGATTCTTTCCTTTGTCCTTTCAGGTCTTGCCTGTATCTTCGTAGCCCTGTGCTACGCCGAGTTTGCATCCATGGTTCCTCTGGCCGGCAGTGCTTATACGTATTCATATGCAGCCCTGGGGGAGGTTTTTGCCTGGATCATTGGATGGGATCTTATTCTTGAATATTCCCTTGCCTCTAGCCTTGTAGCCGTAGGGTGGTCACATTATTTTGTAAAATTAATAGGACTTTTTGGTTTGCATATTCCACCCTGGCTTACCAATGATTATTGGACGCTTTCTCACCAGGCACAAGACCTCTTTACTCAAAGCGTGCCGGTTATTTATGGGATCCCTATCGTATTCAACCTTCCCGCCGCTCTTATTATTATCGCCATTACTACCTTACTGGTCATTGGCATAAAAGAAAGCGCACGTTTCAATAGTATCATTGTGGGGGTAAAACTTGCCGTAATACTCCTGGTGATTTTCGTTGGGTGGTGTTATGTAAAGAGCGATAACTGGGGAAATAGTTTTGAAACCTTTGCACCTTTTGGTATTGGTGGTGTTGGTACCGGTGCAGCTTACGTGTTTTTTGCCTATATTGGTTTCGATGCAGTTTCTACTACTGCACAGGAGGCAAGAAACCCGAAAAGGGACGTACCTATTGGCATCATTGTATCGCTGGTATTGTGTACCATTTTATACATTGCTGTCACTGCCGTCCTTACCGGTATGGTTTATTACAAGGATATCAATATTGATGCCCCGCTGGCCGATGCCTTTACCCGGTATGGACTGGTAAAGATATCCTTTTTCATTTCGGTCGGAGCTGTGGCGGGATTGACCAGTGTATTGCTGGTATTACTCTTAAGTCAATCCAGGATATTCTGGGCCATAGCCAGAGACGGCCTTCTGCCCGAAAGAATCTTCGCTGCCGTTCATCCCCGTTTTGGGACACCCTACATATCTACCATAATCGTTGGCACCTGTGTTGCCCTTACCGCCAGTTGTTTCCCCATAGAAGAAATCGCGAAGTTGGTTAACATTGGAACCCTGCTTGCCTTTTGTCTTGTGAGCGCCGCAGTTATCATCCTTCGTATCAAAGATCCACATCATCCCCGTGCCTTTCAGTGTCCTTTTGTCCCGGTAATCCCCATCCTGGGCATTCTCTCCTGTGGATACATGATGATACGACTCGAATTTTCCACCTGGCTCAGGCTCCTTGTATGGCTGGCACTAGGTGCCATCATCTATGCCGCCTACGGCAGACGTCACAGCAAACTGGCAAAGAAACACGCCCTGATGGAGAAACAAAACGAGTCCCTCATGGAATTGGATAAAAGCTATCTGTAGTGGTTTGCAATACCCCTTACTTTCTTTGTAAACAAGGAAGAGTATCCTCATTTTTTCTATTGCTAAATCTATCTTGGGATAGTAAATTGAGCTACCAGACAAACACCAGAATTCCATTGTATCTAAATCCAATTAGACAAATTATCCAGCAGCATTTGTTCTGATTTTATACGAAAAATCAATTTATTGCTATTGTTAATTTTGATTGTTGTTCAGTCAGACGAGTAACAGAAAATGCAAGAGATAGAATGGATACAAGAACGTGTTAGAAAAGGTGAATATTATTTTTCAAGGCATGGAGATCAGGAAAGGCAAAATGACAATCTTACAATTGTAGAGGTCGAAGAAGCCTTGTCTACAAGCAGAATCTTAGAAAAATATGAAAACACTGGGAGAGGAGAAAGCTGTCTGGTTGCAGGGTTTACGAATACGGGTAAACCAATACATGTAGTTTGTGGAGAAAGGGGAGATTGGTTAGTGTTGATAACCGTCTATGTTCCTAGTCCTCCAAAATTCAAAACCCCTTATGAGAGAGGTGAGAAATGAACAAAAGTTGCAATTTCTGCGGGAACAAAAATTTCAAAGAAAAACGTATACAATATATTTACAAACATAATGATCGGTTTCTCGTCATGAATAATGTGCCTTGTGAAGAATGCGAATATTGTGGAGAGCAGTATTTTAAAGCAGAAGTATTAAAAAAGATTGAGAAAATTTTCAAAGATATCTACTTTTCAGGAAAGAAAGTAAAACGAGAAGTTAAGGTGCCGGTTGAAGAATTTGCTGATATTTGAAACTAGATACAGGATATTCGTTGGACGTATTACGAACTGCTGATATTTTCTCTTAAACAAGGGCATTATTAAATCTATTGCATAATTAATTTAAAATGGCATACTTCCCCCGAAAGGGGGTGAGACATGCTGAAATATATAAAGATTTCGAAAAGGCCAAATACCTTATATCGGTCAACGGGATTAACGAGAGAACAATTTACTGCTCTTTGTACAAAACTAAACCCATTATGGGAAAAAGCAGAGAAAAGACGCTTGACCCAAAGGGAGCGAAAAGGCGTCCTTGGACAAGGAAGAAAATATAAACTCTCTACTACAGAGGATAAACTGTTATTCATTTTAGTGTTTTACCGTTATTACCTTACCGACGAACTTATGGGATACCTCTTTGGCATTCATCCAAGCAATGCTTGTAGGCTGAGGATTAAAATGGAACCCCTGGTAGAAAAAGCTGCCGATCCTTCTCTGAGTCAATCGATAAGACGCAGGATTCCTCCTGGTGTAAAAAAGGTTTCTACCTTGGAGGAACTGCTTGTGGTATGTCCTGAATTTGCAGAGGTTGTAACCGATGCTACTGAGCGGCAAAGGCGAAGACCGAAAAAAAGGATACAAAAGAAATACTATTCCGGAAAGAAGAAACGCCATACCAAAGGGAAAATTCTTATGGTAAGTAAAAGCTATCCTGGAAGAACCCACGACTATAACATCTTCAAACAGGAGAATACTGCGAAAAAGTTGCCCACGAAAAATATCCATTATGGAGATAGCGGTACGATGGCGCTCCAAATGACTATCCTGAACACACGATTATACTGCCGGTAAAGAGGAGACGCAATCATAGCAGCTTGAGTCTTTCTGAAAAGCGTTTTAACAGGAAACATTCTCGAATACGTATTCTTATTGAACATGTATTAAGTCGTATGAAAAAATATCAAATCCTAGCCCAGGTGTATTGTCACAAAATGATAGATTATAATCGAAGATTTAGAAACATTGCCGCCCTTGTCAATTTCAGGCTGGCATCTCCTGCTATTTAGAATATGTCATAACCTTAAGATTGTTTCAAACTGTACAATTACGCAATATATCTATTAATCAGAGATAAAGTTTACGAAGGTTTTATTTCTTTCCTGACCCTGGAGGAAATTCTGAAGGCTCCTCATGAAATACGCAAAATATTAAAGAACACAATTAATGAATCGGGACTTGAGGTTTTTGAAGAGACTGAGGAATGTGTTGAGTTAGCAGGTGCTTATTTAAATGATGAAATTATTCCCGTGAAGTATCGTAATGATGCTAGACATATTGCAATAGGTGTATACTACGAATGCGATTTCATTGTCTCGTGGAATTACAGACATATGGTAAATATAACCGTGAAAAGATTGATTAACAGTACAAATTTGAGGATGGGATATAAGTATATTGACATAGTTTCACCGGAGGTAATAGGATATGGAGAAGTGGGAACATAAATCGCTGGAGTGGATCACAGGGTTAATAAATATTTGGGGAGTAAGTCTCTATGGCCTCCTCACTCTCTCCTAATCTGTATGACGTGGCCGTTGTTGGAAGTGGTCTGGCGGATCATCTGCTGCACTTTGTTTAGCCAGACAAGGGGTGAGGGTGGTAGTTCTAGAAAAAGATTCGCTGCCACGTCATAAAACCTGTGATGGTGGGGTGACCTACAGGGCGATCCAACTGTTGCCTGTTGACATCCGAGAGGTTATTGAGTTAGAGTGCTACTCTGCCGAGTTGAATATGATCGATGCCAGCCTTCATTTCTCTACCAAAAGACAACAACCGATTATTTCCATGACCTCACGGGAGAAGTTTGATTTCTTCCTGGTTTCTGCTGCCAAAGATGCCGGGGCTGATGTTTTGGCAGACTGCAAGGTAATTGGCATTATAAATAAGTCTGACAAGGTTGAATTAATTACCAGCAAGGGAATATTGTCTGCCCGATTCGCGGTTGCGGCAGATGGTGCGAGGGGCGTTGTTGCCCAAAAAGCTGGCTGGCAGGAAACTCGTTACCTTATTCCTGCGCTGGAGTGTGAGGTTTTTGTATGTGAGAGCGTGCTGAGGAGATTCAGCCGTGCAGCCAGATTTGATTTTGGTATAGTTTCTTACGGATATGCATGGGTTTTCCCGAAGAAGGAACATTTGTCCATCGGTGTGTTGAGTATGTGACGTATCCCAATCAATCTGAATGAAATATTTGAGTGGCCAAATTGCTGCTCAAGCTTTACTTGATGGAAGGTTTGAAATGAGGCGCGTTGAACAAGTCTATAATTCGCAACTTGCGAAGGTAATATTACCAGAACTGCGATTGGGCAGAATTTTGGAGAAATTGATTTACGATTATCCGAGGATACGCACGTGGCTATTCCGTTTGTATGGACGGAAATTGAGTGAGGTTGTTACCGACGTATTCATAGGTGAAAAAACCTATTGTGGGATGCTACACAGTCCTTTGAATTATCTTAAATTAGGTTGGGTTTTAAAAGGCAAAACTCAACGACTTTTCACTTTTACCCACCCCTTAATCCCCTCTTGGGAGGGACTTCTAAAATTCCCCTCTTGAGAGGGGTAGGGGTGTGTTTATTCATTGCTTAACTAAAAAGTTTGAAATTCCTATACGTGAACTTAAACACGGACAAACTTCGTTTGTCGATGCTACCCTAAAAAATCGCATGAATATTATGCAGGGTCCTATAGTAAGGATTATTTTCAGTTGGCGGATGCTGGTTACCTTCTTCCTGGGAGTAAGCTCCGGCATCCCTCTTTTAGTTACGGGTTCCACGCTTCAGGCATGGATGACCGATGAAAAGGTCAATCTTGCGGTGATTGGGATGTTTTCCTTGGTAGGGCTTCCTTACACGGTCAAGTTTCTTTGGGCACCTGTCATGGACCGATACGTCCCACCATTCTTTGGCCGGAGGCGCGGGTGGATGCTGATTTCCCAGATGCTTCTTATGCTGGCCATCGGCGCCTTTTCTCTCGTAAGGCCTGCCGAATCTCCCTGGATTGTGGCCTTTCTCGCAGTGCTTGTGTCCTTTTTTAGCGCGAGCCAGGACATTGTCGTTGATGCCTATCGGCGTGAGCTTTTACAGGATGAGGAATTGGGCTTAGGCTCCTCTCTGGCTGTTAATGGTTATCGCATTGGTATGCTCATTTCCGGGGCGTTTGCCCTGTTTTTGGCCGATCATATCCCCTGGAATTACGTTTATCTGCTGCTGGCCGTCTCACTTCTTATTGGTATTATTACTACATGCTTGGCACCAAAAAAAGAAGGGCGGATGATTCCCCCGAAATCTCTCCGCGAAGCGGTTATAGAACCCTTTCTTGATTATTTTAAGAGGGTAGGGGCCTTTGAAATTTTGGCCTTTATCCTTCTTTATAAAATCGGTGACGTTATGGCTAGCAGCATGACAACACCTTTCATTTTAAAGATGGGATTCACCAAGACAGAATTGGCTGCAGTTGTAAAGATTTTTGGGATATTTGCCACGATTGCAGGTAGCCTTGCCGGGGGAATTCTCTTATTAAAATTAGGGCTTTGCAAGGGTCTTTGGATATTTGGAATTCTTCAGGCTGTATCGACCCTCTCTTTTTCAGCGCTTGTTTCTGTGGGTGCGTATTACTCCGTACTGGCGGCTATGGTTACCTTTGAGAATTTAACCAGTGGTATGGGAACCTCTGCATTTATAGCATTTATGGCAAGCCTCTGCAATAAGAGGTTTACCGCCACGCAATATGCGCTTTTGAGCAGTCTCATGGGCATCCCAAGGGTGATTGTTGCTTCACCTACCGGGTTTTTGGTTGAAAGATTAGGATGGGTTCGTTTTTTTGTCTTCTGCACGTTAGCCGCTATTCCGGGACTCGTTTTCCTCTTTCGTTTTAAGGCATGGCAAGGGGAATCACATCGTGTTAATGAAACAACCGCCGTTCGTGAAGGTGAAGAACTTTTTACTGAGCCTTAATTTTCAAAATAGTTGCGTGTTACGAGTTACGGGTTGCGAGTTTTTATTTAACCTGCAACACGGGACACGTAGGTCGATTGTATAAGAATTTTCATTTTATTTATGCAGGTCTTGGGGATATGTGTTAATCGATTATGTATTTACTTAAATAATCGGCGGGAGACCTCCCCTTCATCCCTTGTGAAGGAGGAACAAGGAAGACGTTTATCTTTACCTCCCCTTATCTCCTTGCGAAGGGGGGAAAGAGGAGTAGTTATAAATTGAAGGAGTTTTTACTTTTGATTGCAGCGATGCCACGTTGCTTTAAATTCGGAGGGTTGTAGCATGAAAAAATATATTTTCGGTACTATCCTTTTCAGTCTGTTTATTACTTCTCATTCCATGGCACAAGGAAAACAAGTTTCTATTACCATTTATCAGAATAATCTTGGCCTCGTTCGTGATGTCCGGGAAATGGAATTACAAGCGGGAAATCAGGAGATTCGTTTTACGGATGTTGCATCTTTGATTGATCCTACTTCCGTTCATTTCAAATCACTTACTGCGCCGGATCAGGTGACTATCCTTGAACAAAACTATGAATATGATTTGGTGAGCGCAGAAAAGATATTGCAAAAATATATCGATCAAGCCGTCCAGCTCTTCACCAAAGAGGGTAAAATTTTTGACGGAAAACTGCTGAGTGCAGGCGGAAATGTGATCCTGGAGAAAAAAGAGGGTGGAATTCAATCAATCGCAGTAGCAAATATTCAAAATATGGACTTTCCCAAACTACCTGCGGGCTTAATCACCAGACCGACACTGGTCTGGTATCTTTCGAGTGAAAAAGCCGGCAAACACAATATGGAAACAAGCTACTTAACGGATGGGATCGGCTGGCATGCAGAATACGTCGCGTTGGTGAATAAAGACGAGACAACACTGGATTTGTCCGCCTGGGTTTCCGTTAATAATCAATCAGGTACTGATTATGAGAATGCAAAGCTCAAACTGGTAGCGGGTGACGTCCACCGGATAACACCTCCGCCACCGCGCTATCTCGGTTACGAGGAAAGGGCGATGGTGAAAGCCGCCCCGTCTCCTCAATTTGAAGAAAAGGCTTTCTTTGAATATCACCTTTATACGCTTCAGCGTGCCGCAACTATCAAGAATAATCAAATCAAGCAACTTTCGCTTTTTCCAACGGCAACAACGCCCGTAAAAAAGATTTACGAATATGACGGATCCAAAAACGAAAAGAAAGTCAATGTAAAATTGGAATTTATAAATTCAGAGAAAAATGGATTGGGACTTCCTATTCCTGCCGGGAAAGTGCGGGTTTATAAGTCAGATGAAGATCAATCCCAGATTTTTCTTGGAGAAGACCAGGTTGACCACACTCCCAAAGATGAAAAAATCCGGTTGTATGTGGGAGACGCCTTTGACGTGGTTGGTGAACGAAAGCAGATGAGTTATAAACAGTTAAGTGACCGGGCACGGGAAGAAACCTGGCAAATCAAGCTGCGCAATCACAAAAAAGAAGATGTCGAAATCCTGGTAACAGAACATCTCTGGGGTGATTGGGAAGTTCGCGAATCTTCGCATACATATAATAAAAAAGATGCCAACACCCTTGAATTTTTAATTCCACTGAAAAAAGATTCGGAAGTAACCGTAAAATATACGGTGTTATATCGCTGGTAATTAAATTGTATGGAAATTTTCATATATTTAGGATAACTGGCAATGTGCTTAAATAACTGGTGGAAGCCCTCCCCCTTCATCCCCTCCTTGCGAAGGAGGGGAAAGAGGGGTGGTTCTAACCTGAAATGATTGAGATTTTTAAAAGCACGAATCATAGGCTTGAGAAAGTTAATGCGCCAACCGAAGGATGCTGGGTCAACGTAGTAAACCCCAGCGAGCGGGAGGTTGCACAGATCGAGGGATGGGGCATTCCTCCTGATTTTGTAACCCATTCCCTGGACATTGATGAGCGTGCCCGGACGGAAAGGAATAACGGCATCATCTTTATTGTGCTCCGCCTCCCCTATGTGCAGGGTAAAAAATCGCCTGTTCCCTATATTACCGTGCCGCTTGGGATTATCCTGGCGGATACTTTCATCGTAACAATTTGCAAAGAGGAGACGAGCGTCATTCATGAATTTGCCGCTGGTCAGGTGCATGGCCTGTCTACCGTTAAAAAGAATCGGTTTGTCCTGCAGCTGCTCCTCCGTACTGCCGATCGATACCTGGCTTATCTTCGGGACATTGATAACTTTGTTGATGCGCTTGAAGAGAAGCTACATCGCTCATTGCAAAATAAGGAGGTTCGGGAGTTGTTGAAATATCAGAAGAGCCTGGTTTATTTCACCACTGCCCTGAAGTCCAATGAGCTGATGCTGGAGCGCTTGCAAAAAAGTCAATTGTTTCAGGTTCATCCTGAAGACGAAGACCTGCTTGACGATGTGCTTATCGAGATACGCCAGGCAATCGAAGTAACCGCTATTTCGGAAAACATCCTGAGCCAGATGATGGATGCATTCGCATCTATTATCTCTAATAATTTGAACGTGGTCATGAAGTTTCTAACCTCGATGACGATTGTAATCAGCCTGCCCACTTTGATCGCAAGTTTTTACGGCATGAATGTCCGCCTTCCCGGACAGGACCACCCCTATGTGTTCTCGCTGACGTTGCTCGTTTCCCTCATGACATCGTTAATCGTCGTGATCATTTTCTGGAAGAAGGAATGGCTGTGAGAAGAAAGTTTTCATTTTATATTTTCATCATGTTTGGTATATTCTCAAAATGAATCAGCATCACAGCACAGAGTACCCAATTTTTATAAGGAAGTGATAAAGTGATTGAAATAAAACCGATAACCGGAACGGTCGATGCAATCGTTACAGTTCCGGGCTCGAAGAGTTATACAAATCGTGCACTCATTACTGCGGCATTGGCCGATGGAGAATCCACAATCACGAATGCCCTTTTTAGTGACGATACCAAATATATGGCGTCCAGCTTGAATGTCCTGGGAATACCCATCGAAGAACAGCAAGATGTCAATAAGTTCATCGTACACGGAAAAGGTGGAACTATTCCCGCAAGACAGACGAATTTGTTTGTGGGGAATGCAGGGACTGCCATGAGATTTTTAACGGCTATGCTAACTCTGGGCAACGGGGTCTATGAGATAGATGGTGTTACGCGTATGCGGCAAAGGCCCATACAGGATTTACTTGATGGCCTAAGACAGCTTGGGGCGGATGTTATATCGAAACATAACGACGGTTGTCCACCTGTAATAATCCGGGGGAAAGGATTAAATGGTGGATTGGCCGTTGTAAAGGGAGATTTGAGCAGTCAGTATTTTAGCGCCCTGTTGATGACTGCCCCTTGCGCAAAAAAGGATGTGATCATAGAAGTGAAGGGAAATCTGGTTTCAAAACGTTATGTGGACATGACTGTGGCGTTGATGCGTGAGTTTGGGGTAAATGTTGAGAACAATGATTATAAAACGTTCTTCGTAAAATCCGGACAGCATTACAAGGCTACACACTATGAAGTTGAGGGAGACGCATCGGCCGCTTCTTATTTTTTTGCTGCTGCTGCCATTACTGGTGGAAAGGTAAGGGTCGTTGGCATTGGGAGTGATTCCTTGCAAGGGGACATCCATTTTGTTGATGTCCTGAAGAGTATGGGTTGTAAGGTCGTCATAGGCAGCAATTGGGTTGAAGTGCTGGGGAATTCATTGCATGGTGTAGATGTGGATATGGGTGACATGCCGGATGTGGTGCAGACTTTGGCAGCTGTGGCGGTATTTGCCCACGGTAAGACGCGGGTAAGGAATGTAAAAACTATGCGGATAAAGGAAACCGACCGTATTGCGGCGGTGGTAAATGAATTACGGAGAATGGGGATTTCAGCGGTGGAATATGAGGACGGCTTTGAGATTGAGCCGTCTCCGCCACGACCAGCTCAGATAGAAACGTACGATGACCATCGTATGGCCATGAGTTTTGCATTGATTGGGTTGCGCTCAACAGGAATATCGATAAAAAACCCTGAGTGCGTATCCAAAACATTTCCTGATTATTTTCAGAGATTAGAGGCCTTGAGGGGTGGGTTGTAAACTGGGCTTGCTATTAGCCTCAATCCTAATCTCTTTAATAATTCCTGTAGCTAAACCATCCGCCAGGCGGGTGAGAATAGCAAAAGCTATACTGTAGTATCTACAAAAGAAGTCTCCTTAGTGGACGTCCTCCGGTTTCAAAAGTCCGAATCTTACTTGTATAGAAATTTTCCATTTTATCCATGAATTTTTTAGGACGGTAGTGTCATAAAAATCCCCCCTTTGTTAAGGGGAATTAACTGGGTTTTCGCTTTGCTCAACCTGCTAACATAACTACACAGCCTTTTTAATATCTTATGACCGAGTAGTGATAATATATATACATAGCGACATAAGTTTACAACTGTCTGTCATTCCTGGCTTGATCCAGAATCCAGTATTTTTCTGGATTCCCGCTTCCGCGGGAATAACATATTCGTATCTGATTAATGACGCTGGGTATAGCTGTTCTTTCCGGGCGTAATGGTTCTAATAATTGTTGCAGACTCGCTTGCAAGCCACCCAGGAGAATATTTTCATATCGTACTGACAAATCCACCCTTCGGGAAAAAGAGCAGTACAACCATCGTCGGGGCCGATGGAAAAACCGTATAAAGAAAAAGAGACGATCGAAAGGGAAGACTTTTGGGCTACTACCTCAAACAAACAACTGAGCTCTGTCCAGCATGTAAAGACCATCCTTGCGCAACACGGACGCCCTGACATCGTTGTGCCTGATAATGTCTTGTTTGAAGGCGGCGATAGTTGATATTAAGTAATCTGTCGGACTTCCCGGACGTCAGTTTTCTTGCTTATAAAAATTTTCTATGATTGTCCGGCAGAAAAATACTTCGGTACCTTAATCAAAATCTGCATAAATTTCTCCGAAATTTATCCCTGCAATACTCGTTTTCTCATACTGTTTTTTTAGTGATAATCTTGCTTCCTGAAGTTCCGGACTGGCGCTCCCGTTCCGTATTGCATCTGATGCCTCTATGAATCCGGCGAGATGATATCCCTGGTAAGCACCTCCGGCAGGTCGTGGAATAAGCCTGTGAAATAATTGTTTACGCATCTGCGTGCACATGCTTTTATTTCTAAGG contains:
- a CDS encoding DUF4139 domain-containing protein; amino-acid sequence: MKKYIFGTILFSLFITSHSMAQGKQVSITIYQNNLGLVRDVREMELQAGNQEIRFTDVASLIDPTSVHFKSLTAPDQVTILEQNYEYDLVSAEKILQKYIDQAVQLFTKEGKIFDGKLLSAGGNVILEKKEGGIQSIAVANIQNMDFPKLPAGLITRPTLVWYLSSEKAGKHNMETSYLTDGIGWHAEYVALVNKDETTLDLSAWVSVNNQSGTDYENAKLKLVAGDVHRITPPPPRYLGYEERAMVKAAPSPQFEEKAFFEYHLYTLQRAATIKNNQIKQLSLFPTATTPVKKIYEYDGSKNEKKVNVKLEFINSEKNGLGLPIPAGKVRVYKSDEDQSQIFLGEDQVDHTPKDEKIRLYVGDAFDVVGERKQMSYKQLSDRAREETWQIKLRNHKKEDVEILVTEHLWGDWEVRESSHTYNKKDANTLEFLIPLKKDSEVTVKYTVLYRW
- a CDS encoding magnesium transporter CorA family protein; translation: MIEIFKSTNHRLEKVNAPTEGCWVNVVNPSEREVAQIEGWGIPPDFVTHSLDIDERARTERNNGIIFIVLRLPYVQGKKSPVPYITVPLGIILADTFIVTICKEETSVIHEFAAGQVHGLSTVKKNRFVLQLLLRTADRYLAYLRDIDNFVDALEEKLHRSLQNKEVRELLKYQKSLVYFTTALKSNELMLERLQKSQLFQVHPEDEDLLDDVLIEIRQAIEVTAISENILSQMMDAFASIISNNLNVVMKFLTSMTIVISLPTLIASFYGMNVRLPGQDHPYVFSLTLLVSLMTSLIVVIIFWKKEWL
- the aroA gene encoding 3-phosphoshikimate 1-carboxyvinyltransferase; translation: MIEIKPITGTVDAIVTVPGSKSYTNRALITAALADGESTITNALFSDDTKYMASSLNVLGIPIEEQQDVNKFIVHGKGGTIPARQTNLFVGNAGTAMRFLTAMLTLGNGVYEIDGVTRMRQRPIQDLLDGLRQLGADVISKHNDGCPPVIIRGKGLNGGLAVVKGDLSSQYFSALLMTAPCAKKDVIIEVKGNLVSKRYVDMTVALMREFGVNVENNDYKTFFVKSGQHYKATHYEVEGDASAASYFFAAAAITGGKVRVVGIGSDSLQGDIHFVDVLKSMGCKVVIGSNWVEVLGNSLHGVDVDMGDMPDVVQTLAAVAVFAHGKTRVRNVKTMRIKETDRIAAVVNELRRMGISAVEYEDGFEIEPSPPRPAQIETYDDHRMAMSFALIGLRSTGISIKNPECVSKTFPDYFQRLEALRGGL
- a CDS encoding AmpG family muropeptide MFS transporter; amino-acid sequence: MQGPIVRIIFSWRMLVTFFLGVSSGIPLLVTGSTLQAWMTDEKVNLAVIGMFSLVGLPYTVKFLWAPVMDRYVPPFFGRRRGWMLISQMLLMLAIGAFSLVRPAESPWIVAFLAVLVSFFSASQDIVVDAYRRELLQDEELGLGSSLAVNGYRIGMLISGAFALFLADHIPWNYVYLLLAVSLLIGIITTCLAPKKEGRMIPPKSLREAVIEPFLDYFKRVGAFEILAFILLYKIGDVMASSMTTPFILKMGFTKTELAAVVKIFGIFATIAGSLAGGILLLKLGLCKGLWIFGILQAVSTLSFSALVSVGAYYSVLAAMVTFENLTSGMGTSAFIAFMASLCNKRFTATQYALLSSLMGIPRVIVASPTGFLVERLGWVRFFVFCTLAAIPGLVFLFRFKAWQGESHRVNETTAVREGEELFTEP